In Serinicoccus marinus DSM 15273, the genomic stretch TGCAGGTCTGGAGTTCACGAAAGACCGCTCGGCAGACGTAGCGTTTGAGGCAGCGTCGGATTGTCGCGTCTCAAACTTCTTGGCAGACCGGTTATGAGGGCATGATCGGCGTGACCAGGGAGGAGATGGACCATGGGTAGAGCACCTGTGATCCCGGCAGAGCGCAAGACCAGGATCGTGCTCAGCGTGTTGGCGGGCGAGGTCTCTATCGCGGAGGCGGCGCGCAAGGAGAAGGTGTCCGAGCAGTCGATCGGCCGGTGGAAGGCCGAGTTCCTCGAAGCGGGAAGGACCGCGCTGGCCTCGGCCGGACCGGGCCCACGACCCGGGAGCAGCAACTGTAGGCCGAGGTCACCGAGCTGACCACTGCCCTGGGGGAGGCCCATCATGAGGCCCGGGTCTGGAAGAAGAGCGCTGAGGGCCGGCTGGGCCCTTCGAGGACCTCGAGGTAATCCGCACCGACGCGGGGATGCCGCCACGAGGTTCTGCCAGCTGATCGGCATCCCCGAACGGACTTACCGCCGTTGGCAGGCCCACGCCCGCGCCGGGCGCCTGGCCAAGGGCCCGTGGCCGCAGCCGGCACGGCAGGCATCGCGGGAGGTGATCACCGCCCTGGCGGGCAGGCACGCCGCGTGGGGCCACCGGAAGGTCTGGGCGATGGCCCGGCACTCGGGACACCGGGTGTCGATGTCGACCACCGCGCGGATCCTCGACGACGCCGGGCTGCTGCTCAAGGCCGACTACCAGCGGGAACGACGCCAGCTGGCCCAGGCCCGCAGGGCCGCGTTCGCGCAGGTGCCGACCGGGCCGAACATGGTCTGGCAGTTCGACTTCTCCGAGTACGAGACCACCTCCGGCGGGACCTGGCGGGTCGCGGGGATCGCGGACTACTGGTCGAAGTACGAGTTCGGGTGGCACTGGTCACCGACCGCGAACCAGCACGACGCGATCGCCGCGGTCCAGCTCGCCCTGACCGAGACTGCGAGCCTTCTGCCCGACGGTGTGGACCTGCTGGAACACCTCGCCGACCCGGTAACCGGGGAAGTCGTGCCCATCACTTTGGTGACCGACAACGGCGGCCCGTTCCGGTCGGCCAGGTTCGCCGCGTTCATCTCGGCCAGGTTCGCCGCGTTCATCGAGGCCACCCCGGAGTTGGACCACGTCCGCACCCGAGTCAGGACCCCAGGGCAGAACGGCGTCCGGGAGCGGGCCTTCCAGTCCTTGAAGTACGAACGGCTCTACCGCGAGCAGATCGACAACATCCACGACCTCGTCGCTCACAGCGAGACCTTCCGGTCCGAGTTCAACACGATCCGACCCCACGAAGCGCCCTCATGGAACCGGCCCCGCGAGGTGCACCTGGGCCTGGCCGACCCCGGCACACCCAACTTTCCCGAGGCCGAAAACCTGCCAGAACCTTGACACGGGACAGATTCACCGACGATCCTGTCCCCGGCTGAGGGGAACGCGCTGATGGGCGCGCTGCGCACGCGCCGGGACCGGGCGATAGTGACCGCGATGCTGCTGGGCGGGCTGCGCCGGTGCGAGGTCCTTGGCCTGCTCAGTGATGCGAACGGGTTCCCGCTGATGGTGCACGCCTTCGAGGGCAACAAGGCCGCGACGAAGACGACGCTGCCCACGCTCCGGGCGTTCCTGGACTAGAACCCGTTGTTCAACCCCCACATGGTAATAGTCTCTCGGCACGGCTCCTGTAGCCTCTGAGGCTGAGAGCAGCACCCGGTGTTCGACATCTCCGCCGCTATCCCGACGCCGATCGGGGGGCCGCCTGTGGAGGGCTGACGACGGAATGGGGCCACCAACGAGTGCAGAGGGGATGTGGGACCGTGCCGTCGGTTGCGATCCTCCCTGACGTCGTCCAGCACCAGGAGCCGAACCCGCGTCTGAATCACTGGCCCTTGAGCGTTGTGTTGCTCGGTTACCCGATATGGTGGGTTCTCGGGCTCGCGTACTTCGTGCCACTGATGGTCGCGGTGCCGATGGCGTGGCAACTCTTCCAGAGCCAGCGGATCGAGATGCCCCGCGGTTTTGGCTGGTGGATGCTGTTCTTGGTCTGGATGGCTGGCGGAGTCTTCCTGCTTTCAGCGGATGCCCCGGGAGCTGTTCCCGGTGGTGCCGATACGGGTCGTCTCCTCGTTTTCGGGCTCCGAGCCAGCATGTACGTCTCATCTTCCATCGTTCTGCTATGGGTGGTCAACATTGACCGACGCTCCCTCAGCGTCCGGCGGTACAGCCATCTCTTCGGCTTCCTGTTCATCTTCACGACCGTCGGTGGGCTGATCGGTATGACCTGGCCGGAAATTAGCCTGGCCTCCCCTCTAGAGATGATGCTCCCAGGATCCCTGGCGAACAACTCTTACGTGTCCTCGCTCGTGCATCTCGACGTGGCAGACGTGCAGAGCGTGCTGGGTGATCCGGAACCGCGACCTACGATGCCCTTTGCGTATGCCAACACCTGGGGCAGCGTCATGTCACTGACTCTTCCATTCTTCCTCGTGTCATGGTTCAAATTTGGGCGCACCTGGCAGCGGGTGCTGGCACCCGTGGTGCTTGCTGCGGCAGCGGTGCCCATCGTCTATTCGTTGAACCGTGGCCTGTGGTTCTCGCTGGCTATCGGGGCAGTCATACTCATCGCCCTCCAATTGCGGACCGGTCGGCCAACCGTCATCGCAGCCACGGTCGTGGTCGGCGCCGCCGTCATGGTTGCGCTTCTGTTGAGCCCCCTCAGTTCTTTAGTGCAGGAACGCTTCGAGTACCAGCACAGCAACGAGAGACGCTCGCAACTCCTGGTCGCCACGATAGAGAGTACGGCACTGGGCTCACCACTTGCGGGCTTCGGAAGCACCCGCGACGTGCAGGGTAGCTTCGCATCAATCGCTGGAGGCTCCACTCCGGACTGCCCTGCCTGCGGGGTGCCTCCGCTGGGGACGCAAGGTCAACTGTGGACGGTGATCCTCTCGCAGGGCTTTGTGGGCCTTGCGTTGTTCTCGGCCTTCTTTCTCACGGTGCTCTCTTGGGTCTGGCGATGTAGGTCGCTCGCCGACGCATTGTGCTTGTTTCTACTGACGTTTTTCGGGTTGCAGCTCTTCGTCTATGACACAATCGGCGTGCCTCTTTACACCGTGATGGCGACGATCGGCTTGGCGTGGCGCGAGCGCCGACACAACCTCAGCGTCAGCTCATCCTCCCTCAGCAGTCACACGCTGGAACGTGTGCTGCACCGGGTGCATCGCTGCCTTCCGGCAATCCTGGTCGCCACCATCGTTGGGGGCACGGCGGGGCTCGCAACGGCGGCTAGTCAACCGACCCGCTTCAGCGCAAGCGCCGACATTCTACTGGCCCCGACGCCCCGGTACCTGGCCACACCGAGGGTGACGATCAGAGGATCGCCGACCCGATCACCATCGACACTGAGGCCGCGCTGGTGTTCTCGCAACAAGCATTGGAACGGCTTCCCGATACCGATACCCCGGCAGATCTACACGATCTGCGTGATCGCATCCAAGTCACGGCGCCACCGAATACTTCTGTTCTCACCATTCAGGTGCGCGAGGACACGGCTGGGCAGGCTCAGGAAATGTTGGAGTTGCTGTCCGCCGCCTATCTGGACTCGCGAAGCGACTATTTGCAACAGCGACGTCAACAGGTCCTCGCCGGCCTAGAGAGCGATCTCGACGAAATCGATGCCGAAGCCGCCTCACGCCCCACTGGCTCTGCCCCAACACCCAGGACAGGTTCTCTCCTGGAACGGCAGCGGGGACTGCAGGAGGCCATTCGTCGGGTTTCACTGGCGAGCATCGAAGCGGGCGAGTTAGTCCGGGTGCATCCCACACAACAGGTGAGCGCGCAAGCAAACGTGTTCATCGTCTCCGGGGCCATGGTGGGCTTTGTGATATTCGCGATCCTGAGTGTACTGACCCCACGTGGCGAGGTGGCCAGGCGTCTCGCGCCGACGACATCGCTGATTCGTTCTCCTGTCGACACCTGTCGGCCTAGTGGCTGTCCTTCCTGCGGGCCGCCTGGAGGACGATGTTCAATTTCAGAGGCGTCGGAGGGTCCAGAGCAGCGCTGTATAGACGACACCTCCCATAGCGGATGCCATCAGGAAGTTGACCGGTTCCATGACGTTGAAGACTGTAAGCAGCAGAAGCGGAACCCCGAATGCCATGAGACTGGCACCAGCGGCCAACCCAACCTGCGGACCGACTGGGGTAATCGCCAACTGCCGACGCACTTGGAAGTAGGCCAGCATGCACCTGATGCTGACCGCTAGCCCCCACGCCAAAGACGCCCCGGGTAGGCCCCACAAGGGCACCAAGAAGAAGCACAGGGCGATATTGACCCCCAGTGCAATCAGGGCGTTGATCAGGCTGGTGGAGCTGCGCCCCGACATCAACAGCAGTGTATCGACTGGGCCGGAGAAAACCGCCACCATCATCGCAACGGCCATGAGCACGACCACGAGGTTCACGTTTGATCCGCCGTAGTCTTCCCCGAACAGCGCCAAGTAGATCATCGGAGCACAACCCACGATGATGTAGATCGGCCAAGATAGTGCGATGCTCCACGCCGTCGACGTCTTGTAGACGTCGCGGAGGGCGATTCGCTCCCCTTGCGTGAGCAGGACCGTGAACCTCGGCTGTAGTACTTGGCCGATCGCCTGCGTACCGAACTGGCCAAGGGCCACGAACCGGGTGGCCGCCGTGTATATGGCCGCATCCCCCGGCGACATCAGAGCCGCAATGATGATGATGTCGGCACGTTGGATACCGATCTGCGCCAGGCGTGCAATGCCTCGCGGCCAGGTGAATACCCAAAACTCTCTGCGCACCAAACGGTAGTTCTGGGAGGGCGATCCCTCTGGGAGGATACAGCGCTCGCGGGTGAATTTCCGGAACAAGAGGTACGACCAAACGCCGGCCAAGACGTAGGGAATCGCCCAGCTCACCACGAGAGCCAGCAGCGTTCCGGACACCAGATAGGCGACTGCAGCGAGGACTGGCTGCGCTCCGGTCCGGAACATCTTGTCCACGATCGCCGTCGTACGCATCCGGCCGAACGCCCGCGTCCCGGAAAGGTAGAAGTCGTTCAGCGCCGCAACAGGCAGCACGAGCGCTAGCGCACGCAGCACAGCGCCACCACTGTCATCGAGCCCCAGTACCTGCGCGAGCGAATCGGCCGAAGCCAAGAGCACTACTGCAGCGAGCACGCTGGCAGCGAGCACTGGTCGTAGCGCCGCACGGATGACCAGCGGCACCTCTGCTCCGTTGCCTTGCTTCTCATAGCGAAGGAGAAACCGACCCAGGCCAGCGTCGGTTCCCAAGGTGGTGGCGGCCAGCAGGATCAGGAACATCGACGTGGCCGAGAAGAAGACACCCGCGACTTCGGTCTCATACAGCCGAGTGACCACCAAGACCAACAAGAATCCTGCGGCGGCAGAGACCATCGCTCCCACCAACCCGATCGCCCCTCCTCGGGCGACTCGCGTCAAGTGCTTGTCGGTGCTAGCTGCTGCCGCTTCCTCGTCTTCACTGGCGTCGTCAGGACCGGGCATAGGGCACCGACCGGGCCAGCAGTCGGCGCGGTCCGTCCACATAGATGACGCCGCCGAGCTCCGCAGGCTCCACAGCCTGCGTGGACATGTTGGCCAGTTCCTGCATGCCTGTCACACCACCAGCAGCCTCGACGATCACCACGTCAACCATCGTGGTGATGACCCGAGCCCGTGAACCCCGAATTGGGCCTGCGACGATGAGGACCACATCGGCAAGACGCTTCACTTCATCGATCAGTTTCGAAGTTGAGGGCGAAAAGAGCAGATCCTCGATGTCCTCTTTGGCCATGCCAGCCGGAAGTACCCGCAAGTGGTCCCCTGCCCTCACCAGGGCTTCGCTCAGTTCGATCTGACCCCGAAGCACCTCCGTCAACCCAGGGTGGCTGTCTGTCCCACCCTGCGGGAGGCCACCGGATGCGTCCACCAGAATCGTGTCCAGCGTGCCACTCGCCGTGGCCTCAGCCATTCCCCAACTGCTGAGCGGGCATTGCGACTCCGGGATGTCGCTGGCGCTCGCGAGCAAGATAGTCAGCGGACGCTTCCGAAACTGGGTCAATAGTGACACCCGCAGCTGCCGCCAACTGCTGCCGAACGTCGAGGCTGAGGACTCACCCCGGGTAGGCCCGACGCCTAGGTCACTGAAGCGGACCTGCCCGAGCAAAGGAAGGCTGGCCGCTTCGATGTCATCGACACCCTGAATACTGGCGTTGCGCTCAGAGCGGAGCACCGCTAAAACAAGCCCTGCGATGAGCCCAAGAATCAAACCTCCAAGGCTGTAAAGCGCGCGACTGTTGAGGAACCCCGAGGAGGAGATAGCAGCCGGGGTAATGACTTGGCCAGGATCAGAGGATCCCATACCCATCTCGCTCAAAGTCGTGCGAAGTTGGCCAATCTGGGTAGACACCGAGTCAATTTGCCCTTGTAACAAAGTGCGCTCCTGCGAGGGTATGGGTGCTTCATCTAGGTCGCGAAACAGCCGGTCAACCTCCTGAACGCGCTGTTCGATCTGCGCCTCGATCCGTTCAGTCAGCTCATTGCTTCGTCCCTCCGACCGTGCTCGGCGGTAGTCGAGATACGCCTCGGAGAAGGCGTCCGCCCGCCGAACCGCCATATCCCCGTCAGTCGCGGTGTACTCGAACTCCAGGATTTGCGTGTTAGGCGGCACCGTCACCGAAAGGCCCGCCAGCAACTCCTCGGACGCAATCGCCACGCCCAACTTCTCGGCACTTAATCGCGCCACAGCATCAGAGGAGACCAACTCTGCCTCGGTGAGCAGGTTCATCAAGTCCTCACCCGAGCCATCAGGAGAGAACGGGTTACCCTCGAGGGGAGCAATGAGTACCGCAGTCCTTGCCGTCACGCTGTCGGCACGAAGGGTTCCTCCCACAAAGCCGAGCGCTGCGCCCACGACGGCCAGCACGATCGTGAGAATAAGGCCGCGCCGCAGCGCGGCGCCTAGGAGCATGCCGCGCGAAGACGGACCCAGTTCTTGTGCCACAGATAATCTCCCCTGTTGGTTCGGGCCGCCGTAGTGTCCACCGGGATGGACGACATGCAGTTTGACGATTTATGATAAGCGAGGCACTTTACGCCCGATCATTGACTACTGCCCAACTGACCGGAAGGGCCAGTCGACATCAGTTCGGACGCCGCACAGGGTGCCGTCGTAGATCTGGCCATGCGGTGCCACGCGTCGAGACACAATTGCTAGCTCAGGCCGGGAGCCTTTCCTGCCTGTTGGTCTGTGGCCCACATTCCGGTCAGCCCCCGGAAGTGCGCGATGAACTTCTCGTGCTCGTGCTCGGGGTAGTGCCCGCGCACGGTGTCGACGAGCAGCCGGTCGAAGTCGTCTGACTCGACCCAGTCGAGCACCCGCTCGGCCAGGTGCGGCAGGTGCTGCTCGCACCACTCCCAGTAGCGGTCCGTCTCGAACTCGGCGTCCGCCAGCTCGCGATAGCCCTGCATCTTCTCCTGATAGGTGCGGTCCGGGTCGTCACCGATGGCGAAGTAGTCGCGCGGGTTGCGCACGCCGATGGCCGACTTGCGGCCGGTGACGAGGCAGTACGTCGACCACCGGACCAGGGCCGTGATGGCCCAGGGGAAGTAGTAGTGCAGCGAGGTGATCGCGACGTCCGGGCAGGCGTTGGCGTAGTCGATCGGGTAGACCTCGTCCCCGGCCACCAGCATCTCGGCGGAGTTGAACTCCCAGCCGAAGAAGGCGTTGACCACCTTGCTCACGGTCTCGGCCTCCCACCCGGCCTGCGGGGAGAGGAAGTCGTGGGTGACGGCATACCGGTTGTGCATCGGCTCGTCCGGGCGGAAGTCCATCACCATCGTCTCAGGACCGATCGTCAGCGCCCGCGCGAAGCTGTCGTAGTCGACCGTCGCCTGCAGGTGCATGAGCATGCTGCCGGACTCGTCGTAGGCCTGGTGCAGCCCCTCGACGTCCTTGACCTTGGAGACCCCGCGCCAGCCGCCGCCATCGAACGGCTTCATGAAGAGTGGGTAGCCGACGTCCGCGGCGATGGTCTCGAGGTCGAAGGGGTCGTTGTACTTGCTCGAGGTGTAGGCCCAGCGCACGTTGTCCACCGGGTTCTTGTAGGGCACCAGCACCGTCTTGGGGATCTTCATGCCGAGGCGCAGCATCGCGACGTAGGCGCTGTGCTTCTCCATCGACTGGAACGTGAACGGGCTGTTGAGCAGGTAGGTGTCGTTCATCAGCGACGCCTTCTTGAGCCACTCGCGCGGGTGGTAGTACCAGTACGCCAGCCGGTCGATGACGAGCCCGTGCCGCACCGGATCAGTGAGGTCGAAGGGGTGGATGCGCACCCGCTCGCTGGTGATGGAGTGCGTCTCGCCGTCCGCCTCCACCGGCCCCACGAGCGACAGGATCGACTCGAAGGCGCGCGGCCAGTCCTCCTCCGCACCGAGCAGCAGACCGATCAGATGCGTGCGCACGTCGTTGGTCATGGGCGGAAGGTTAGCGCCTCGGTGTCCGTCGCGTCAGGGGGAGGCCGGGTATGCCCGTGCCCGGGCCGTCGCGGACAATCGAGGAGTGCTCTCCCCCGGTCCCGGTCGCCTCCTCCGCCTGCTCGCCGACGCCGAGGCGGTGACCTGGGCGCTGCTGCTGGTGGGCATGGCGTTGAAGTACCTCACCGGCACCACCGACCTGGGCGTGAGCATCGCCGGTCCCGTCCACGGCTTCGTCTTCCTCGCCTACTGCGTCGTCGTGGTCATCGTCGGCCTCGACCAGCGCTGGGGCGCCCGGCGCATCCTGCTGGGCCTGGCGAGCGCCGTGCCGCCCTTCGTGACGATCCCCTTCGAGCGCTCGGTGCGCCGCCGCGGCCTGGCCGGCGAGCGCTGGCGGCTGCGCGAGGGCACCGGGCACACCGCGGTCGAGCGGGCACTCGCAGCGGTGCTGCGCCGGCCGCTGCCCTCCGCGCTGGTGGCGCTGCTGTTCGTGGCAGGCGTCTTCAGCGCGCTGCTCGCGGTCGGACCTCCCGTCGGCTGACCGGCTGGCGCGGCCAACGCTCCACCGCGACCATCGGCCACCCAGCCACCCAGCCACCCAGCCATCCCGCACCCGGCAACCGCGGTGGGTATGAGTAGCCATCGCGACACCGAGCCACCGCGGTGGGTGTTCGTTGCCATAGCGACACAGAGCCACCGCGGTGGTTGGGCCTGTGGATGAGATCGGCGCGGGCACGGGCCGAGCGGTCACGCTGAGACTCATGAAGACGGTGATCTCGCGCCGCCAGGCGCTCGCGCAGGGCATGACGACCGGGCAGATCCGGCACAAGCTCGATCGTGGTGACTGGCAGCAGCCATTCAGGGCGACCTACGTCCAGCACACGGGGCAGGTCACGTGGCTCGAACGCGTCGAGGCGGCGGTATCGGCTCGGGGTCCCGGTGCCGTGGTCAGTCTCCGTTGCGCTCTGCACCTGTGGGGCCTCACCCGGGAGCAGCCGGCGATCATCACGTTGGCCGAGCATTTCGACACCCACCGCAGCGGCGCGCTCGAGGGCGTCAGGGTCCGACGACGTCGTCGGCTCGCCACCGCTCGGCGCTACGGGCTGCCGGTCAACACGCTGCCACAGACCATCATCGACGTCATCGCCCTTCGTCCCAGGGACAGCGACGACATGATGGCGCTCATCACCCGAGGAGTGTCCTCACGCAAGGTCACGGTGCCCGAGCTGCGCGACGAGCTCACGCACCATCCGCGACACCCGGCGCGCGAGGTCCTCACGGAGACCCTGACCGCCGCCGAGGAAGGCCTGGGCAGCGCCGCCGAGGCACGGTATGCCCGCGATGTCGAGGCGGCGCACGCCCTCCCCCGGATGCAACGCCAGGATCCGATCAGCCGTGCCGACGGCGGCACCCTGGCCCGCACGATGGACTTCCGCGACCGCGCGCGCGGGCTGGGCGTCGAGATCGACGGCAACCTCTGGCACCGGGAGAAGCAGCTCGCCGACCGGCGACGCGACCGTGAAGCAGCAGGAGCCGGTGGTGTGGTGCTCCGCGCCGGATGGGTGGAGGTGGTGGTCGACCCGTGTCGGCTGGCCGCCGATGTCGGGGCTGCCCAGCAGGCACGCGGCTGGACGGGTATGCCCCGACCCTGCGGGCACACCTGCGCCATCGCGACCGACCCCCGCTGGGCAAGCGCCGGCTGAGACCGAGCGAACTGGTCGACGACCGCGGTGGGTTGGTGTAGCCGGGGCAACGAGAAGCCACCGCGGTCCAGGAGCGGCGGTGCTCACCGCGGTCGGAAAGTGTCGCCCGGGCAACACAGGCCGCGCGCGGTCGGACCTCCCGTCGGCTGCCGCGCGCGGTCGGCCCCGGGGGCGCGGGCCGCCTCAGCAGAAGCGCGGCAGGTGGTGCTCCAGCTGCTTGCGCCACCACGGCCAGTCGTGGGCGCTGTCGTGGCCCCACAGGTCGAACTCGTGCGGGATGCCCTTGTCGGCCAGGATCCCCGCCATCCGGTGCGCCCCCGGCAGCGACTGGGTCGGGTGCACCTCGAAGGCGCCCTGACCGGCGACCAGCAGGATGTTGGCGTGCTCGCGCACCCACTGCAGGTGGTCGCCCTCCATGCCCGCGACATACGCCGTGGGGTTGACGAAGTAGGTCGCCTCGCCCAGCTCGCCCCACCCGTGCCACGAGCTGGGGTCGAAGTTGCCGGACAGGCTGATGCCGACGCCGAAGACGTCGGGCCGCTTCAGCGCGAAGTTGACCGCGTGGAAGCCGCCCATGCTGGCCCCGACGGTCACGATGCGGTCGTGCCCCGGTGAGTCCTCGTCGACGAGCGGCACCACCGTGTCCAGGATCCAGCGCTCGTATGCCCCGTGCCGGCGCGCCCGCTCCTCGGTCGGCAGGCTGTTGTCGCTCCAGGTCAGGTGGTCGAAGGAGTCGACCGCGTAGAGCTTGATCCGGCCGTCGGCCAGCAGCGGGGCGACGGCGTCGAGCATCCCGTTGTTCTCGAAGTCCCACGCCCGGCCGGCCTCGGAGGGGAAGACCAGCACCGGCCGGCCCCAGTGGCCGTAGCGGATGACCGCGCCCCGTCCGACGCCCTCGGTGTCGAGATCGATCTGCTCGCGCTCCATGGCTCTCCTCACCCGGCTCG encodes the following:
- a CDS encoding helix-turn-helix domain-containing protein; this translates as MGRAPVIPAERKTRIVLSVLAGEVSIAEAARKEKVSEQSIGRWKAEFLEAGRTALASAGPGPRPGSSNCRPRSPS
- a CDS encoding integrase core domain-containing protein, encoding MITALAGRHAAWGHRKVWAMARHSGHRVSMSTTARILDDAGLLLKADYQRERRQLAQARRAAFAQVPTGPNMVWQFDFSEYETTSGGTWRVAGIADYWSKYEFGWHWSPTANQHDAIAAVQLALTETASLLPDGVDLLEHLADPVTGEVVPITLVTDNGGPFRSARFAAFISARFAAFIEATPELDHVRTRVRTPGQNGVRERAFQSLKYERLYREQIDNIHDLVAHSETFRSEFNTIRPHEAPSWNRPREVHLGLADPGTPNFPEAENLPEP
- a CDS encoding polysaccharide biosynthesis C-terminal domain-containing protein, which codes for MVSAAAGFLLVLVVTRLYETEVAGVFFSATSMFLILLAATTLGTDAGLGRFLLRYEKQGNGAEVPLVIRAALRPVLAASVLAAVVLLASADSLAQVLGLDDSGGAVLRALALVLPVAALNDFYLSGTRAFGRMRTTAIVDKMFRTGAQPVLAAVAYLVSGTLLALVVSWAIPYVLAGVWSYLLFRKFTRERCILPEGSPSQNYRLVRREFWVFTWPRGIARLAQIGIQRADIIIIAALMSPGDAAIYTAATRFVALGQFGTQAIGQVLQPRFTVLLTQGERIALRDVYKTSTAWSIALSWPIYIIVGCAPMIYLALFGEDYGGSNVNLVVVLMAVAMMVAVFSGPVDTLLLMSGRSSTSLINALIALGVNIALCFFLVPLWGLPGASLAWGLAVSIRCMLAYFQVRRQLAITPVGPQVGLAAGASLMAFGVPLLLLTVFNVMEPVNFLMASAMGGVVYTALLWTLRRL
- a CDS encoding ATP-grasp domain-containing protein, translated to MTNDVRTHLIGLLLGAEEDWPRAFESILSLVGPVEADGETHSITSERVRIHPFDLTDPVRHGLVIDRLAYWYYHPREWLKKASLMNDTYLLNSPFTFQSMEKHSAYVAMLRLGMKIPKTVLVPYKNPVDNVRWAYTSSKYNDPFDLETIAADVGYPLFMKPFDGGGWRGVSKVKDVEGLHQAYDESGSMLMHLQATVDYDSFARALTIGPETMVMDFRPDEPMHNRYAVTHDFLSPQAGWEAETVSKVVNAFFGWEFNSAEMLVAGDEVYPIDYANACPDVAITSLHYYFPWAITALVRWSTYCLVTGRKSAIGVRNPRDYFAIGDDPDRTYQEKMQGYRELADAEFETDRYWEWCEQHLPHLAERVLDWVESDDFDRLLVDTVRGHYPEHEHEKFIAHFRGLTGMWATDQQAGKAPGLS
- a CDS encoding DUF3817 domain-containing protein; translated protein: MLSPGPGRLLRLLADAEAVTWALLLVGMALKYLTGTTDLGVSIAGPVHGFVFLAYCVVVVIVGLDQRWGARRILLGLASAVPPFVTIPFERSVRRRGLAGERWRLREGTGHTAVERALAAVLRRPLPSALVALLFVAGVFSALLAVGPPVG
- a CDS encoding esterase family protein; protein product: MEREQIDLDTEGVGRGAVIRYGHWGRPVLVFPSEAGRAWDFENNGMLDAVAPLLADGRIKLYAVDSFDHLTWSDNSLPTEERARRHGAYERWILDTVVPLVDEDSPGHDRIVTVGASMGGFHAVNFALKRPDVFGVGISLSGNFDPSSWHGWGELGEATYFVNPTAYVAGMEGDHLQWVREHANILLVAGQGAFEVHPTQSLPGAHRMAGILADKGIPHEFDLWGHDSAHDWPWWRKQLEHHLPRFC